Part of the Candidatus Hydrogenedentota bacterium genome, GGTGATGCTGGCGCTGCCGGGGACGCAAGGCTTTTATGGCTTTATTACGGCGATTATGATTTTTATGCGCACCGGTCTGATTAATGGCGCATGGGAAGCCTCGGGCGCAATGAGTACAGGCGTTGCTCTCTTTTTTGTCGGTTTAGGCGTCGGTGCCGCCCTCTTGGTATCAGCGGTGTGGCAGGGCGAAGCTTCTGCCGCAGGGATCGCCTTGGTCGGTCGCCGTAAAGAAGAGTCCGGACGCGCCTTGTTGTTCCCCGCTATGGTGGAGACCTACGCGGTGGTCGCTTTGTTGGCCGGTATCCTGACCATCATTTGGCTGACCTCGATGGGAGCGAATGGCTGACCTTAACTTGGGATCCGTCCCGGCTGATAGGTATCAGTACAGGTAACGGCCTCACACAGGGAAAGTAATGTCATGGCAATAGAGCAAGTTATACAGGCTGTACAAGCGGCAGCCCAAACGGAAGCGGAAAGCATTCTTGCTGCTGCCCAAAAAGCTGCCGATGAGAAGTTAGCATCGCAGCGGCGCGTGGCGGAACAGGATGCCGAGCGTCGTTATCAAGTGCTGACCCGAAGCATAGAAGAAGAGTTTGCTCGGAAATTAATCCAAGAGCAAGGTGAAGCGAACAAGACGCTTTTAACGCGTAAGAACGCGATTCTTCGTTCTATATTTTCAAATGCACGTGAGCAAATCGTCGCCTTGCCTGCGCAAGAATATGCTTCTATCTTTATGAAATTGTTGAAGGAAACGGTTGGTGAACAAGGGGGCAGCTTGGTTATCCACCCCGATGAACAGCCTGTTTTCGAGTCTTTAGCAGCTGAATTCAATGTCGGCAGAGCCGAGGATTGTCAGGTACGTATTCATACGGAACGGCATCTGGAGGCGCGTGGCGGCTTCATTTTCGTTACAGAAAGCTTTCAGGTTGACCAGAGTCTGGATACCTTGCTGGAAGGTATTGAATATGAATTGGCCCCGGAAATTTCTGCTGCGTTGTTTTCGGAACAAAAATAGTGAGAGGATTCCCGATTGACAACTTTGACAAAAAGTTTGAATAAATGGGGATTCGCCTGCGGGCGTGTCAGCGTTCTTGAAGGACGGCTTACTCCCTTCGAATTCTTCGAATCACTTGCCGGTTTGGAAAAAGCCGAAGACTTGTTCCATCGTCTTCAAGATACGTCCCTCCGTGAACACATGGTTCCCGGAACCCTTTCGTGGGAAGACTGGAGCACGATCTTGGATAGTTATGTCCACGATCAGATTGTATCCCTTCGCAGTAATTCGCCGGAACCGGGAATTGCGGATATATTCACGCTTTCCGACGACTATTTAAATTTGAAGCGCGCTCTGCAAAATCGCGTGGGATATCCCTTTAAAACCAATTTGTTTACAGAAGCACGTCTGACCGAAGTCGCTGCCGGTTCCATACAACTGCTGCCCGATATTATACGGCCGGCTATTGCAACGCTTGCCCTCTTATCGAACAGCGATCCCGAAAGTCAGATGCAAATTGATATCGTTTTAGACGGAGCCTATTTGCGTCATTATTGGTATTTAGTCAGTGACCTAAAGGTTCCGTTAATTTCAGATTGGGTGAAATGCCGTGTGATGGGAAAAGTACTTCTCATTCTTTGGCGCGCGGCACGGATGGGGCATTCGCTGAAATTGTACCAACAACATCTGTTGCCCATTGCTGACCTGGACGGATTGATCACCGACCTATGCGCGAACCCTGATGTCCGTACATGGGGCACGATCATTCCCGGCGATCTGAGTGATTTGTGGGAACAAGCTTTGGAAGCGGAAGAAGAAGAGCAAGTTTCAACCTTTGAATTGTTGTGTGCCAATTATTTAACTGCTCTGGCGCAGCGGACTAAATTGCAGACTGCCGGTCCGGAACGGTTGGCAGGCTATTTGTGGGGGCTGTGGGTGGAAGTATTCAATTTAAAATTATTGATTAGCGGTAAATTGAACAAACTGGATGCCGACCTGCTTAAACGGCGAATACGGAATACTTATGTCTAAGGCTTATGTAGTGGGAGATAAAGCCCAGATACTGGGATTTAAAGGTATTGGATTTGAAGTGATCCATGCGGATGATACGGAGTCATTGACCCGTGCTTTGGGTCAATTAATCCGTGATAATGACGCTAGCATTGTGTTGGTTAGCGAAAATCTCGCCTCGGAAGGTGAAGAGATTATAGCCAATTTTCGTGAGAACAGTCAGGCTATCCTTTCTACCATTCCAACGCATAAGGGCAGCGAACACCTCGGTTTCGCGTCAATACGCCGTATGATTGAGTATTCCATCGGCGTCGATATGTTAGGTAAAGAATAATAGACAAGCGATTGGTTTAGACCAAGTGATAAAACAAGGGTTTTTCTTATGAGCAACGCACAGGGTGAAGTCGTTAAAGTATCCGGTCCACTGGTGGTGGCAAAAGGACTCGCAAACGCACGCATGTATGAAATGGTGCGTGTTGGTGAAGCCCGCCTGTTCGGAGAAATTATTGAGATTCGTGGAGGAGATTGCTCCATCCAAGTGTACGAAGAAACCGAAGGGATCGGACCGGGGCAGCCTGTGTTCCGTACCGATGAGGCACTCAGCGTAGAACTTGGACCCGGTCTGATTCGCTCCATTTATGACGGTGTCCAACGGCCCCTCGATAAACTCAGTGCCGAGTTTGGGGAATACATTGTGCGCGGTGCGGAAAGTCCCGCTCTGGACCGAAGTCTGCAATGGGATTTCCAACCGGCAGCCAAGGTTGGCGACACCGTTGCCCACGGCGATGTGTTGGGTACAGTACAAGAAAGCAAACTTGTATTGCACCGAATCATGGTGCCCTTAGGCGCTGAGGGCGTGATATCAAAAATTGCGCCTGTCACCGGCAATGTGGATACGGTGGTTGCTGTTATCGACACTGCCAACGGCGCCAAAGAGATCAGCATGGTGCAGCGCTGGCCCGTACGGCAGCCCCGCCCGGTCTCCCGTAAACTGCCGCCCCTCGAAACCATGACCACCGGACAGCGTGTGCTGGATATGTTGTTCCCCCTTACCATGGGCGGAACAGCCTGTGTGCCCGGTCCCTTTGGCAGCGGTAAAACAGTCGTACAGCATCAGTTGGCCAAATGGGCGAATGCCGAAATTGTGGTCTATGTAGGTTGTGGTGAACGGGGTAATGAGATGACCGACGTGTTGATGGAGTTCCCCGAATTAAAAGACCCCGAATCGGGCGAGCCCCTCATGGAACGTACCGTGCTCATCGCGAACACGTCAAACATGCCTGTTGCCGCTCGTGAAGCATCCGTATTTACGGGCATCACCATTGCGGAGTATTTCCGTGACATGGGCTATTCTGTGGCGTTGATGGCAGATTCTACGAGCCGTTGGGCGGAAGCGATGCGCGAAATGTCCGGTCGTCTTGAAGAAATGCCGGGCGAAGAGGGATATCCCGCCTATTTGGCTTCCCGTATTGCAAGCTTTTATGAGCGCGCCGGCAGTGTGATTTGCAGCGGCTCCGATGATCGTAAAGGAACCTTGTCTATTATTGGCGCTGTTTCGCCTCCCGGCGGCGACTTTTCCGAACCCGTGGTACAGGCGACTTTGCGTGTGGTTAAGGTGTTCTGGGGATTGGACGACAAACTCGCCTTTGCACGACATTTCCCCGCCATTAACTGGTTGACCTCCTATAGTCTTTATCAGGATGTAATTGATACCCATTGTAATGAACACATCGATGCGAATTGGCAAAATAATCGCCGCAGTGCGATGGGCTTGCTCCAGCGCGAAGCAGAACTGGATGAATTGGTACGCTTGGTGGGTATGGATGCCTTACCGCCCGGCGATCGGCTGGTCATGCAGGTTGCCAAAATGATCCGTGAAGACTTTTTGCATCAGAACGCTTTCGACGACCGGGACACCTACACTTCTCTTAAGAAGCAATTTAAAATGCTAGACCTCATTTTGCATTATTACCAAGAAGCACAGCCTGCATTCCAATCGGGAGTCGTGCTCAATCAATTGTTGGCCTTGCCCGTGCTTGAAGAAATTTCGCGTGCAAAATTGATTGCCGAAAGCGAGCTGGCTCAATTTGATGTGATTAAAGAAACTATTTCAAAAGAAATTGCCGCGCTGTCACGATGATCAGAGCGTGTAATGAACCCTTACTATGAACCTATAAATTGAGGACGTGCCGTGGTTACCAGAGAATATCGTACAGCAAAAGAAATTATCGGACCTCTTGTTTTGGTCGAAGGCGTCGAAGGCGTTACCTTTGGCGAATTGACAGACATTAAAATGGACGATGGTTCGATTCGCCGAGGACGTGTGCTTGAAGTGAACCGGGATAAAGCAGTCGTCCAAATCTTTGAAGGCACCAGTGGTCTTTCCACCGAGAATATGACCATTAAATTTTTGGGCAAAGGCATTGAATTGGGCGTTTCCGGTGATATGCTCGGTCGCGTCTTTGACGGT contains:
- a CDS encoding V-type ATP synthase subunit A, translated to MSNAQGEVVKVSGPLVVAKGLANARMYEMVRVGEARLFGEIIEIRGGDCSIQVYEETEGIGPGQPVFRTDEALSVELGPGLIRSIYDGVQRPLDKLSAEFGEYIVRGAESPALDRSLQWDFQPAAKVGDTVAHGDVLGTVQESKLVLHRIMVPLGAEGVISKIAPVTGNVDTVVAVIDTANGAKEISMVQRWPVRQPRPVSRKLPPLETMTTGQRVLDMLFPLTMGGTACVPGPFGSGKTVVQHQLAKWANAEIVVYVGCGERGNEMTDVLMEFPELKDPESGEPLMERTVLIANTSNMPVAAREASVFTGITIAEYFRDMGYSVALMADSTSRWAEAMREMSGRLEEMPGEEGYPAYLASRIASFYERAGSVICSGSDDRKGTLSIIGAVSPPGGDFSEPVVQATLRVVKVFWGLDDKLAFARHFPAINWLTSYSLYQDVIDTHCNEHIDANWQNNRRSAMGLLQREAELDELVRLVGMDALPPGDRLVMQVAKMIREDFLHQNAFDDRDTYTSLKKQFKMLDLILHYYQEAQPAFQSGVVLNQLLALPVLEEISRAKLIAESELAQFDVIKETISKEIAALSR
- a CDS encoding V-type ATP synthase subunit K, coding for MDQALAVEIGRGLAIAGAGLAVGLGCCGSGKGIGIASQAAAGVISEKPDLFGQLLVMLALPGTQGFYGFITAIMIFMRTGLINGAWEASGAMSTGVALFFVGLGVGAALLVSAVWQGEASAAGIALVGRRKEESGRALLFPAMVETYAVVALLAGILTIIWLTSMGANG
- a CDS encoding V-type ATPase subunit, which gives rise to MTTLTKSLNKWGFACGRVSVLEGRLTPFEFFESLAGLEKAEDLFHRLQDTSLREHMVPGTLSWEDWSTILDSYVHDQIVSLRSNSPEPGIADIFTLSDDYLNLKRALQNRVGYPFKTNLFTEARLTEVAAGSIQLLPDIIRPAIATLALLSNSDPESQMQIDIVLDGAYLRHYWYLVSDLKVPLISDWVKCRVMGKVLLILWRAARMGHSLKLYQQHLLPIADLDGLITDLCANPDVRTWGTIIPGDLSDLWEQALEAEEEEQVSTFELLCANYLTALAQRTKLQTAGPERLAGYLWGLWVEVFNLKLLISGKLNKLDADLLKRRIRNTYV